Proteins encoded in a region of the Planctomicrobium piriforme genome:
- the hemB gene encoding porphobilinogen synthase: protein MFPTTRLRRLRQHPQLRELVRETTLSPRDLILPLFVRHGQNQKIPIGSMPGHAQLSVDNLAAEIREIVSLGIPGVILFGIPAHKDADGSDARSESGIVQQAIQEIKSVDDSLLVITDVCYCEFTDHGHCGVLTERNGHVDVDNDATLELLQDQAVSHAEAGADMIAPSGMMDGMIEALRNALDDVGFTHLPIMSYAAKYCSGFYGPFREAAESAPQFGNRATYQMDPANALEALREVELDVAEGADILMVKPALSYLDIIRRVKDAQPEVPLAAYNVSGEYAMVKAAAANGWIDEQRVTLEILTSIRRAGADMILTYHAKETARWLS, encoded by the coding sequence ATGTTCCCCACCACTCGACTCCGCCGATTGCGTCAGCATCCCCAGCTTCGCGAACTGGTTCGCGAAACGACGCTCAGTCCCCGCGACCTGATTCTCCCCCTCTTTGTCCGTCACGGGCAGAACCAGAAAATCCCCATTGGGTCGATGCCGGGGCATGCCCAGCTCTCGGTCGACAACCTCGCGGCCGAGATTCGCGAGATCGTGTCGCTCGGTATCCCCGGCGTGATTTTGTTTGGCATCCCCGCTCATAAAGATGCAGACGGTTCCGACGCCAGATCCGAGTCCGGTATCGTGCAACAGGCGATTCAGGAGATCAAATCGGTCGACGACTCGCTGCTGGTCATCACCGATGTCTGCTACTGCGAATTCACCGATCACGGGCACTGCGGCGTCCTCACCGAACGCAACGGGCACGTCGACGTCGACAACGATGCCACGCTCGAACTGCTGCAGGATCAGGCCGTCAGCCATGCCGAGGCCGGAGCCGACATGATCGCTCCCAGCGGCATGATGGACGGCATGATCGAAGCCCTCCGCAACGCCCTTGATGACGTGGGTTTCACGCATCTGCCGATTATGAGCTACGCGGCGAAATACTGCTCCGGCTTCTACGGGCCGTTTCGCGAAGCGGCGGAAAGCGCCCCACAGTTCGGCAATCGCGCCACCTATCAGATGGACCCCGCCAACGCCCTCGAAGCTCTCCGCGAAGTGGAACTCGATGTCGCCGAAGGCGCCGACATCCTGATGGTCAAGCCGGCCCTCAGCTATCTCGACATCATCCGCCGCGTCAAAGACGCCCAGCCGGAAGTGCCGCTGGCCGCCTATAACGTGAGCGGTGAGTACGCGATGGTCAAAGCCGCCGCCGCCAACGGCTGGATCGACGAACAACGGGTGACCCTCGAAATCCTCACCAGCATCCGCCGCGCCGGCGCCGACATGATCCTCACCTACCACGCCAAAGAGACGGCGCGGTGGCTGAGCTGA
- a CDS encoding DUF1559 family PulG-like putative transporter has translation MYPFPRYSVGPPPPSLVGICAVGSLILLLIVGVWLLRRKRRPQFYDAIIWMVCGFIATMAFWWMTQVAVSFHSEFAPVVIGQWAIVAAGIIASLKRISRPAESPWETFLYWFFPFLFSGGIGWCLFVPAAVNERPSRRSACKNNLKQIGLALYNYYDTQESFPLHAGGKPPHSWRVAILPYVDQTELYNNYDKDEAWDSEKNFPIAKTHLQAYQCPSTWPQHETVTSTGAYLTSYAVAVGPKAIFEADRTRTIKEIPDGLSNTAMVVEACGQQIIWSEPRDLPLETTPIGINLPGKEEFRSEGMLSGYHAGGVHVLVADGTVRFVSLETSPEVLNKLLQADDGPPDDF, from the coding sequence ATGTATCCGTTTCCTCGGTACAGCGTTGGACCGCCGCCGCCAAGTCTGGTGGGTATCTGTGCTGTGGGAAGTCTGATACTGCTCTTGATCGTGGGCGTATGGTTGTTGAGGCGCAAACGGCGTCCGCAGTTTTATGATGCGATCATCTGGATGGTGTGCGGCTTCATCGCCACGATGGCATTCTGGTGGATGACGCAGGTTGCCGTCTCATTTCATAGCGAATTTGCGCCTGTCGTCATTGGCCAATGGGCGATCGTCGCTGCCGGGATCATAGCGAGCCTGAAACGGATCAGTCGACCGGCGGAATCGCCATGGGAAACATTTTTGTACTGGTTTTTTCCCTTTCTGTTCTCTGGAGGAATTGGTTGGTGTCTGTTTGTGCCGGCAGCCGTAAACGAGAGACCATCCCGTCGCTCCGCGTGCAAAAACAATCTCAAGCAGATCGGCTTGGCACTCTACAATTACTACGACACCCAGGAATCTTTCCCGTTGCATGCTGGAGGCAAGCCTCCTCACAGTTGGCGAGTGGCGATCCTGCCGTATGTGGATCAAACCGAGCTGTACAACAACTATGACAAGGATGAGGCCTGGGATTCCGAGAAGAATTTCCCGATCGCAAAAACGCATCTGCAAGCGTATCAATGTCCATCGACATGGCCACAGCATGAGACTGTAACCTCGACGGGTGCATACCTGACGTCCTACGCAGTGGCGGTTGGTCCCAAAGCCATTTTTGAGGCAGATCGAACCAGAACGATCAAAGAAATACCCGACGGCCTGAGTAACACGGCCATGGTCGTTGAAGCCTGCGGGCAGCAGATCATCTGGTCTGAGCCGCGGGATCTGCCGCTGGAAACGACGCCCATCGGAATCAATCTGCCGGGCAAAGAAGAGTTTCGATCAGAAGGGATGCTTTCAGGCTACCATGCGGGTGGAGTCCATGTGCTGGTCGCCGACGGCACCGTCCGATTTGTCTCGCTGGAAACATCGCCTGAGGTCTTGAATAAACTGCTGCAAGCTGACGACGGCCCGCCCGATGACTTCTAG
- a CDS encoding DUF1559 domain-containing protein yields the protein MYPFPPPVYGTRDVLLIAGIPGLLLAAWASWLLRPKRKASNWDPAVWAMGSNFVIFCVGVFTLALYRYLKVGNLPYALLVELILSALVTLALLVRVWRQKAGLWMAFVNLIPLAVFYLWLFSPSMIHPMEAARRSQCKNNLKQIGLAMHNYNDVYRTFPLHAGGAPPRSWRVELLPYHEQKALYESYRQSEAWDSPQNRIIGQTLVPNYICPTAKLLQGVSDETGAVWTSYAVAVGAEAIFEANRTRTMREIPDGSSNTIMVVEACGQRIVWTEPRDLPLASTPLGINLPGPAEFQSDGLMSSYHRGSTQVLLADGSARWLSDETSPEVLKQMLQVNDGAPEEF from the coding sequence ATGTACCCGTTTCCGCCGCCGGTTTATGGCACCCGTGATGTGCTGCTGATTGCTGGCATTCCCGGTCTGTTACTCGCGGCCTGGGCTTCCTGGCTGCTGCGGCCGAAGAGGAAGGCGTCGAACTGGGATCCTGCCGTGTGGGCAATGGGGAGCAATTTTGTCATCTTTTGCGTGGGCGTTTTTACTCTTGCACTCTACCGATATTTGAAGGTCGGAAATCTCCCGTATGCCCTGCTCGTTGAATTGATCTTGAGTGCTCTTGTCACGCTCGCGTTACTGGTCCGGGTGTGGCGACAAAAAGCGGGATTGTGGATGGCGTTTGTGAATCTTATTCCGCTCGCTGTTTTCTACTTGTGGCTGTTCTCTCCAAGCATGATTCACCCGATGGAGGCAGCGAGACGGTCACAATGCAAAAATAATCTCAAACAGATTGGACTTGCGATGCACAACTACAATGATGTGTATCGAACATTTCCACTGCATGCTGGCGGCGCCCCCCCGCGCAGTTGGCGGGTTGAATTGCTGCCCTATCATGAGCAGAAGGCGTTGTACGAATCTTACCGACAAAGCGAAGCCTGGGATTCTCCGCAGAATCGAATCATCGGGCAGACACTGGTCCCCAACTATATTTGCCCAACCGCCAAGCTTCTGCAGGGAGTGAGCGACGAAACCGGCGCGGTCTGGACATCCTACGCCGTGGCAGTCGGCGCTGAAGCTATTTTCGAGGCGAATCGAACTCGTACCATGCGAGAGATCCCTGATGGTTCGAGCAACACGATTATGGTCGTAGAAGCTTGCGGGCAACGGATTGTGTGGACGGAGCCGCGGGATCTCCCTCTGGCATCAACGCCGCTGGGAATCAACTTACCTGGTCCGGCGGAATTTCAGTCTGATGGGCTGATGTCGAGCTATCACAGAGGAAGTACACAGGTGCTTCTTGCTGATGGAAGTGCCAGATGGTTGTCGGACGAGACATCCCCGGAGGTTTTGAAGCAAATGCTTCAGGTGAATGACGGTGCGCCGGAGGAGTTTTGA
- the astB gene encoding N-succinylarginine dihydrolase, translated as MNAFEVNFDGLVGPTHHYGGLAAGNLASQKNKQCVSHPRQAALEGLAKMKLLFDLGLKQAVLPPHPRPHLEFLRSSGLTGTDAELITQAAKTRPDLLSMAYSSAAMWTANAATVSPSMDTADGRVHLTPANLISTKHRSLEAEDTTKILRSIFRDTHSFVVYDPLPRHRLLADEGAANHTRLCKSYGKPGIELFVYGRDEEDHNAPAPHRYAARQTLQACERIASLHELPPARRLFIQQNPEAIDAGVFHNDVIAVGNENVLLCHELAFVEQRASLQKIRAAMDCEQIIEVRSSELSLAEAVSTYLFNSQLVTLPEGGGEGVTSSVVKQMLLLCPSECETHPRARAVIDRILAEPNPINQVRFIDVRQSMKNGGGPACLRLRVVLTELELSRLHGNVLLTEELYRQLCDWVTRQYREELSLADLGDPLLMEEVQTALTELEGILHLG; from the coding sequence GTGAATGCTTTCGAAGTGAATTTTGATGGACTGGTTGGACCGACGCATCACTACGGCGGACTGGCGGCGGGGAATCTCGCCTCGCAGAAGAACAAGCAGTGCGTCTCTCATCCGCGACAGGCTGCGCTCGAAGGCCTGGCCAAGATGAAGCTGCTGTTCGATCTGGGATTGAAACAGGCAGTGCTGCCGCCGCATCCAAGGCCGCATCTGGAATTCCTGCGGAGCAGCGGACTCACCGGAACCGATGCCGAGTTGATTACTCAGGCGGCAAAGACGCGGCCGGACCTGTTGTCGATGGCCTATAGCTCGGCGGCGATGTGGACCGCCAACGCCGCGACTGTTTCCCCCAGTATGGATACCGCCGATGGCCGGGTGCATCTCACGCCGGCCAATCTCATCAGCACGAAACACCGTTCGCTCGAAGCGGAAGACACCACGAAAATTCTGCGATCCATCTTTCGAGATACGCATTCGTTCGTGGTCTACGACCCGTTGCCACGGCATCGCCTGCTGGCGGATGAAGGGGCGGCCAATCACACGCGGCTCTGTAAATCCTATGGCAAGCCGGGAATCGAACTGTTCGTGTACGGGCGGGATGAAGAAGACCACAACGCCCCCGCTCCTCATCGCTATGCCGCGCGGCAGACGCTGCAGGCGTGCGAGCGGATTGCTTCTCTGCATGAGTTGCCCCCGGCGCGGCGCCTCTTTATTCAGCAGAATCCGGAAGCCATCGACGCTGGAGTCTTTCACAATGATGTGATCGCGGTTGGAAACGAGAACGTGCTGCTGTGCCACGAACTGGCGTTTGTCGAGCAACGGGCGTCACTGCAGAAGATTCGCGCCGCGATGGACTGCGAACAGATCATCGAAGTCCGCAGCAGCGAATTGTCGCTCGCGGAAGCGGTGAGTACCTACCTGTTCAATAGCCAGCTCGTCACCTTGCCGGAAGGCGGGGGTGAGGGAGTCACTTCCTCCGTCGTCAAACAGATGCTGCTCCTCTGCCCGAGCGAGTGTGAAACGCATCCGCGTGCCAGAGCGGTGATCGACCGGATTCTCGCGGAGCCCAACCCGATCAATCAGGTGCGTTTCATCGACGTACGGCAAAGCATGAAAAACGGCGGCGGCCCAGCCTGCCTGCGACTCCGCGTGGTGCTGACCGAACTCGAACTCTCGCGTCTCCATGGCAACGTACTGCTGACGGAAGAGCTGTATCGCCAACTGTGCGACTGGGTGACCAGACAATACCGCGAAGAACTCTCGCTGGCCGACCTGGGTGACCCGTTGCTGATGGAGGAAGTGCAGACGGCACTGACGGAACTGGAGGGGATTCTGCACCTGGGTTAA
- the astD gene encoding succinylglutamate-semialdehyde dehydrogenase yields the protein MLFLNGEWRQGAGAELASFNPANEQRLWAGFGANAVDVADAVASARRALPAWRRTSIEQRSEILLAFRQQLEQHQVRLARLISEETGKPLWDAASEVQAMIGKIPVSLQALQTRRAPSEITVPGGTGSTRYKPLGVVAVFGPFNFPGHIANGQIVPALAAGNTVVFKPSELTPLVAQETVKLWEAAGLPAGVLNLVQGGRETGSELSSHPDVNGILFTGSLRTGVALQQALVGRPEVLLALELGGNNPLVVHSVQDVDAAVYWTIQSAYVTAGQRCTCARRLIVTDGNEAFVDRLISATRQIRVGAPDADPQPFFGPLINAAAAQHVLAAQKELIQSGAKLLVPARPLDLGSAYVSPGLLDVTDCELLRDEEVFGPLLQVIRVPDLNAAIDRANRTQYGLVAALFSDHREDFETFYDAVNAGLVNWNRPTTGASGQLPFGGIGRSGNHRPAGYFMIDACNSPVGTMEAPRLVLPETFSPGIVLS from the coding sequence ATGTTGTTTCTCAATGGCGAATGGCGGCAAGGGGCCGGCGCCGAACTGGCGTCATTTAATCCGGCCAATGAACAGCGGCTATGGGCCGGGTTCGGCGCGAATGCAGTCGATGTCGCCGACGCTGTGGCGAGTGCACGCAGGGCGTTGCCAGCTTGGCGTCGAACGTCGATTGAACAGCGCAGTGAAATTCTTCTGGCGTTTCGCCAACAGCTCGAACAGCATCAGGTGCGGCTGGCACGATTGATCAGTGAAGAGACCGGTAAGCCGCTATGGGATGCGGCCAGTGAAGTGCAGGCGATGATTGGGAAGATTCCCGTTTCCCTGCAGGCACTGCAAACCCGTCGCGCTCCCAGTGAAATCACGGTGCCGGGGGGAACAGGCTCGACGCGCTATAAACCGCTTGGCGTTGTCGCCGTCTTCGGGCCGTTTAACTTTCCAGGTCATATCGCCAATGGGCAGATCGTGCCTGCCCTGGCTGCGGGCAATACCGTGGTCTTCAAGCCCAGCGAGCTGACTCCGCTGGTGGCTCAGGAAACGGTCAAGCTCTGGGAAGCGGCAGGACTGCCGGCAGGCGTGCTGAATCTCGTGCAGGGGGGACGTGAAACCGGCTCTGAACTCTCTTCGCATCCCGACGTGAATGGAATTCTTTTCACCGGCAGTTTGCGGACGGGCGTGGCGTTGCAGCAGGCACTCGTGGGGCGGCCTGAGGTGTTGTTGGCGCTCGAACTGGGGGGGAACAATCCGCTGGTCGTGCATTCAGTGCAGGATGTGGATGCGGCGGTGTACTGGACGATTCAGTCGGCGTATGTCACGGCCGGCCAGCGCTGCACCTGTGCGCGGCGACTGATTGTGACCGATGGCAATGAGGCGTTTGTTGATCGACTTATCTCTGCCACGAGACAGATTCGTGTCGGCGCACCGGATGCCGATCCGCAGCCGTTCTTTGGGCCGCTCATCAATGCGGCGGCTGCACAACACGTCCTGGCGGCTCAGAAAGAATTGATTCAGTCTGGGGCAAAGTTGCTGGTCCCGGCTCGACCGCTTGATCTCGGTTCAGCTTATGTTTCGCCTGGTCTGCTGGATGTCACGGACTGTGAACTGTTACGAGATGAAGAAGTCTTCGGGCCGCTGCTACAGGTGATTCGCGTGCCGGATCTGAACGCGGCAATCGACAGGGCGAACCGCACGCAGTACGGCTTGGTCGCCGCACTTTTCTCGGATCATCGCGAGGATTTTGAAACCTTTTATGATGCAGTGAACGCGGGCCTGGTGAACTGGAATCGGCCGACCACCGGAGCGAGCGGGCAATTGCCGTTCGGGGGCATTGGCCGCAGCGGAAATCATCGGCCGGCCGGGTATTTCATGATCGACGCCTGCAATTCGCCGGTGGGGACGATGGAAGCACCGCGGCTGGTTCTGCCTGAAACCTTCAGCCCGGGAATTGTGCTTTCGTGA
- a CDS encoding arginine N-succinyltransferase, which yields MFVVRPVELSDLDRLLDLAELTSFGLTTLPKDRALLEKRIKGSKRSFQNLDDDEPGGESYLFVMEETSTRLAQGTCGLIAKVGGFEPFYLYRIETSVHDSRMLNVRKEIPVLHLEEDHNGPCEIGSLFLHPESRHSGNGRVLSLSRFLFMAEYPKLFDPEVLAEMRGVIDEQGRSPFWDALGKHFFDLEFPKADYLSIVNKEFIGDLMPRYPIYIPLLPPEAQAVIGEVHELTRPARRLLESEGFTYQNCVDIFEAGPMLHCHRDRIRSIRESRCGTVTAIHDRVPTETEYLVSSRAQGFRACRGFLQINGQGLELSTEAAVALKVSIGDLLRYVPLKAGIRSQTEPGA from the coding sequence TGGATCTGGCTGAGTTGACATCGTTTGGATTGACGACGCTCCCCAAGGATCGCGCGCTGCTGGAGAAGCGGATCAAGGGATCGAAACGCTCGTTTCAGAATCTCGACGATGACGAGCCAGGCGGCGAGTCGTATCTGTTCGTGATGGAGGAAACCTCCACGCGGCTGGCACAGGGAACCTGTGGGCTGATTGCCAAGGTGGGTGGTTTCGAACCGTTTTATCTCTACCGCATCGAGACGAGCGTCCACGATTCCCGAATGCTGAACGTGCGGAAAGAGATTCCGGTTCTGCATCTGGAAGAAGATCACAACGGTCCGTGTGAAATCGGGAGCTTGTTTTTGCATCCTGAGTCGCGGCATAGCGGCAATGGCCGCGTGCTGTCGCTCTCCCGTTTTCTGTTCATGGCCGAGTATCCCAAGCTGTTCGATCCAGAAGTTCTCGCCGAGATGCGGGGAGTGATCGATGAACAGGGACGCAGCCCGTTCTGGGATGCACTGGGGAAGCACTTCTTCGACCTGGAGTTTCCCAAGGCCGACTATCTGAGCATTGTGAACAAGGAGTTCATCGGCGATCTGATGCCGCGGTATCCGATCTATATTCCGCTGCTGCCGCCAGAGGCGCAGGCGGTGATTGGAGAGGTTCACGAGTTAACGCGGCCAGCGCGGCGTCTCTTGGAATCCGAGGGATTTACCTATCAGAACTGCGTCGACATTTTCGAAGCGGGGCCGATGCTACATTGTCACCGCGACCGGATTCGCAGCATCCGCGAGAGCCGTTGCGGAACGGTGACGGCGATTCACGATCGCGTGCCGACCGAGACGGAATACTTGGTGTCGTCGCGGGCACAGGGTTTTCGTGCCTGTCGAGGCTTTCTACAGATCAACGGTCAAGGCCTGGAACTGAGCACGGAAGCAGCCGTCGCACTCAAGGTCAGCATCGGTGACCTCCTCCGATATGTGCCACTGAAGGCGGGAATACGCAGTCAGACAGAGCCTGGAGCGTGA
- a CDS encoding tetratricopeptide repeat protein, producing the protein MEDPEQNDHSQTEFDQRAEKSEKLFLECRLRSALQLAKETTRQARSQQRIINYMHGLFDQMRFGHGLLDPQLTREAAVELVVLLQDEEQARRIQPDLDEGHYHWVCSWMSSCAYDNLAESTGLMAGFNSPGMHECINDGIQVCRQTGKTECIKCFREYAADVYLSADDLAMVRHQCQALMDYRDGEEQRDRRWSCYHKLAWLNVLEGRLVRAEKDLEHALQLSTAEKVYLKTRAATLVGINLQEVRLLLGQALEQPTAALLELETGEWPKMELEQAKLQALADVLAGKLDAAIATLTEWDRRLTEMRCLREWFEVRLRLIAAFLLADKRPRAEALGKGLEAKAAEAQDYLTIRRWKRLLDPNIPVCPVPLLTTADAGPYGTVAATSDSDPAALPLLTDDEDDIDDVEDEIIETVTPLSETLAEYMQEIMASQDDEEARREIFNSILSHTPHSIEDAADAAYLVHLSRYVIQGSDDAQRVWPWADAIRKQFTEDSTVLSVVAALGQYFRAADSEMFQDQIPIQDLEKWFRLSLSMNPNHPRNHARAGAFFLDEGMTGDAERAFSRAFRLDRADGSSAHQLADLYRETDRPRDALAVLDICLRKGTKDGNVAWEAAMTALQLEQYDMLLTYLDRHAELAEREQAWLHYYRGLALFRLGRLDECLDELDEELSFDPPGHLHLHAIRVCVHSAQGQRDLARRELEKLLAIHFGEVDYLSLHGLVRLAEALCDAIEDWPLNDPLRQRLVRRLLRAGLISDSFLNSLREGNAESNEIRFFRVQLRQPLDSHWPESEGCLAGQQAWKDYLIDWGVLAETEKEAVARVQELQNLCEKTPAKLVHVEGSDETFRDRPGVVWQGYRRCESNESTKK; encoded by the coding sequence GTGGAAGATCCCGAACAGAACGATCACAGCCAGACCGAATTCGACCAGCGCGCCGAAAAATCGGAAAAGCTGTTTCTCGAATGCCGTCTCCGCTCCGCCCTGCAACTGGCGAAAGAAACCACCCGTCAGGCCCGCTCCCAGCAGCGGATCATCAACTACATGCACGGGTTGTTCGATCAGATGCGGTTCGGGCATGGCCTGCTCGACCCCCAACTCACCCGGGAAGCCGCCGTCGAGCTGGTCGTCCTATTGCAGGATGAAGAACAGGCCCGACGGATTCAGCCCGATCTCGATGAAGGGCATTACCATTGGGTCTGCTCGTGGATGTCGAGCTGCGCCTACGACAATCTCGCCGAATCGACCGGACTGATGGCCGGCTTCAACTCGCCCGGCATGCATGAGTGTATCAACGACGGCATTCAGGTATGCCGCCAAACGGGAAAAACCGAATGCATCAAGTGCTTTCGGGAATATGCCGCCGACGTCTATCTGTCGGCTGACGATCTGGCGATGGTGCGACACCAGTGTCAGGCGTTGATGGACTATCGCGATGGAGAAGAACAACGAGACCGCCGCTGGTCCTGCTATCACAAACTCGCCTGGCTGAACGTCCTCGAAGGCCGACTGGTGCGAGCCGAAAAAGACCTCGAACACGCCCTGCAACTCAGCACCGCCGAGAAGGTCTATCTGAAAACTCGGGCTGCCACCCTTGTGGGCATTAACCTGCAGGAAGTCCGCCTGCTGCTCGGACAAGCACTCGAACAGCCCACCGCTGCTCTGCTGGAACTGGAAACCGGCGAGTGGCCCAAAATGGAACTCGAACAGGCGAAGCTCCAGGCACTCGCCGACGTGCTGGCCGGCAAGCTGGACGCCGCCATCGCGACCCTCACTGAATGGGATCGCCGTCTCACCGAAATGCGCTGTCTGCGGGAATGGTTCGAAGTCCGGTTGCGACTCATCGCCGCGTTCCTGCTGGCAGATAAACGCCCGCGGGCGGAGGCTCTTGGCAAAGGACTCGAAGCCAAAGCCGCAGAAGCCCAGGATTATCTCACCATCCGCCGCTGGAAGCGCCTGCTCGATCCGAATATCCCCGTCTGTCCCGTCCCGCTGCTCACCACGGCGGATGCCGGCCCCTACGGCACTGTCGCGGCAACCAGCGACAGCGACCCGGCAGCACTCCCCCTGCTGACCGACGATGAAGACGACATCGACGACGTTGAAGATGAGATCATCGAAACCGTCACGCCGCTCTCCGAGACGCTCGCCGAGTACATGCAGGAGATCATGGCCAGTCAGGACGACGAAGAAGCCCGTCGTGAGATCTTCAACTCGATCCTGTCTCACACACCCCATTCCATTGAAGACGCCGCGGACGCCGCCTATCTCGTCCACTTATCCCGGTATGTCATCCAGGGGAGCGACGACGCACAACGAGTCTGGCCCTGGGCCGACGCCATTCGCAAGCAGTTCACTGAAGACTCGACCGTCCTCAGCGTCGTGGCCGCGCTCGGGCAGTACTTCCGCGCCGCCGACAGCGAAATGTTTCAGGATCAGATCCCCATTCAGGATCTGGAAAAGTGGTTTCGATTGTCACTCTCGATGAATCCGAACCATCCCCGCAATCACGCTCGGGCGGGCGCGTTCTTTCTTGATGAAGGGATGACCGGCGATGCGGAACGGGCCTTCTCCCGCGCCTTTCGCCTCGACCGTGCCGACGGCTCGTCCGCTCATCAACTCGCCGATCTGTATCGGGAAACAGACCGTCCTCGTGACGCTCTGGCCGTACTCGACATCTGCCTCCGAAAGGGGACCAAAGACGGCAACGTCGCCTGGGAAGCGGCAATGACCGCCCTGCAGCTCGAACAGTACGACATGCTGCTCACCTATCTCGACCGCCATGCCGAGCTCGCCGAACGCGAACAGGCCTGGCTGCACTACTATCGCGGGCTGGCCCTGTTTCGACTCGGCCGACTCGACGAATGCCTCGACGAACTTGATGAAGAACTTTCGTTCGATCCACCCGGCCATCTGCATCTGCACGCCATCCGCGTCTGCGTGCATTCCGCCCAGGGGCAGCGGGATCTCGCGCGACGCGAACTCGAAAAGTTGCTGGCGATTCATTTTGGAGAAGTCGATTATTTGTCGCTGCATGGTCTGGTGCGGCTGGCGGAAGCATTGTGCGATGCCATCGAAGACTGGCCCCTCAACGACCCGCTCCGACAGCGGCTGGTCCGTCGGCTGCTCCGCGCCGGGCTCATCTCCGACTCATTCCTGAACAGTCTTCGCGAAGGAAATGCGGAATCCAACGAGATCCGTTTCTTCCGGGTCCAATTGCGACAGCCGCTCGATTCCCATTGGCCGGAGTCCGAAGGCTGTCTCGCCGGACAACAGGCGTGGAAGGACTATCTCATCGACTGGGGCGTGCTGGCCGAAACAGAAAAGGAAGCGGTCGCACGCGTGCAGGAACTGCAGAACCTGTGCGAGAAGACCCCTGCGAAACTCGTCCATGTCGAAGGGAGCGACGAAACCTTCCGCGACCGCCCCGGCGTCGTCTGGCAAGGGTACCGTCGCTGCGAAAGCAACGAGTCGACCAAGAAGTAA